From the genome of Geobacter sp. SVR, one region includes:
- a CDS encoding cytochrome c3 family protein, with translation MIRKLFLILAMLLAIPAFANAWYVNSKTSPLTGQGTISPAGTQTYAAGSDSGEYTVSPATGYKISRVTLDGLAISANANGKYVAPYDPAKTTRYIVAYFTASTVSITTSVTGSGAIREDTNESLTNIPVGSNRQLLVQPNPGYMISALTAPGATSITTNTDGSKIVIFNNLQANQSVSATFSPAAMVTANAGADVTANGAGAEYATTLYGSATSNQGSISYAWTGTGLSFGTPNAAVTTVFAAIPGTYTATLTVTSGGIVRQDSAIVTVFDHTQYLENLCTGCHSLNTPQVVSAYDDSDHKANHISCQSCHTDTPHNDLQPACAACHTPGNSYGLPWPPAGLSFHTAYSTTNQCMGCHDVHNPGIITGMPYPHFSSFSTAQYVTTNITCDNCHASKTDSDFHIYPANGEWAQSGKANPKSPSWTAYDFKTRGTPGPATPANSTGDDCVRCHTTTGYINFMTSGYTDIKPWGTSGLAPGGDRTREMIACNACHNTPFDADYSTRGFVRDQFGDVATWGPLPPPSGYYNYSSPATGKILIKRDLPQSLGKSNICVACHTGRAAGVTIKAAALATPGGQGTGAFWQNVTFINPHYMGAAGVMYRLTGYTYRTGASDYSNPGAYNHNGIGDGETGNCIICHMSSPEKHSYSPVTKDANGVINAITSARCNDCHAGGLHPIPDGAALEAFRQGYEASLQAVAELLAAKGIYFNRDAYPYFFTAPNPSQQSFATRTVNWDAGAPTFKGADMMGAAFNLKLLQADAGSWAHNSFYTKRLLYDTVDFLDDGNPNNSSVQTTIQNMPLTATFTQDLKDKALQYIGVRP, from the coding sequence ATGATCAGAAAGCTGTTCCTCATCCTGGCCATGCTGTTGGCAATACCCGCCTTTGCAAATGCTTGGTACGTGAATTCGAAAACATCGCCGCTCACCGGACAGGGCACCATCAGTCCGGCCGGCACCCAGACCTATGCAGCCGGCTCCGACAGCGGCGAGTACACCGTATCGCCAGCAACGGGATATAAGATCTCGCGCGTGACCCTGGACGGCCTGGCCATCAGTGCCAACGCGAACGGCAAGTATGTCGCACCGTACGATCCCGCCAAGACTACGCGTTACATCGTGGCCTATTTTACCGCCAGTACCGTATCCATCACGACCAGCGTGACCGGGAGCGGCGCGATCCGCGAAGATACCAACGAGTCTCTTACCAACATTCCGGTCGGCTCAAACCGGCAGCTCCTGGTCCAGCCGAATCCGGGGTATATGATTTCAGCGCTGACGGCACCCGGGGCCACCAGCATCACCACCAATACGGATGGCAGCAAGATCGTCATCTTCAACAACCTGCAGGCCAACCAGTCCGTATCGGCCACCTTTTCACCGGCAGCGATGGTCACGGCCAATGCCGGCGCGGATGTCACCGCCAATGGCGCCGGTGCTGAGTATGCCACGACCCTCTATGGCTCAGCCACCAGCAACCAGGGCAGCATCAGCTATGCCTGGACCGGCACCGGCCTGAGCTTCGGAACCCCCAATGCCGCCGTAACCACCGTCTTTGCTGCGATCCCCGGCACCTACACGGCAACCCTCACGGTTACCTCGGGGGGGATCGTGCGTCAGGACAGCGCCATCGTGACCGTTTTCGACCATACCCAATACCTGGAGAACCTCTGTACCGGCTGCCATTCGCTGAACACTCCCCAGGTGGTCTCTGCCTATGACGACTCAGACCACAAGGCAAACCACATCAGCTGTCAGTCCTGCCATACCGACACGCCGCACAACGACCTGCAGCCGGCCTGCGCCGCCTGCCACACTCCCGGCAATTCGTACGGCCTCCCCTGGCCGCCGGCGGGACTGTCGTTCCACACCGCCTATTCCACCACCAACCAGTGCATGGGATGCCACGATGTACATAACCCGGGAATAATCACCGGAATGCCCTATCCCCACTTCAGCAGCTTCAGCACGGCCCAGTACGTCACCACCAACATCACCTGCGACAATTGCCATGCTTCGAAAACAGACAGCGACTTCCATATTTACCCGGCCAACGGGGAGTGGGCGCAGAGCGGCAAGGCCAATCCGAAATCGCCGTCATGGACCGCCTACGACTTCAAGACCCGCGGCACACCGGGGCCCGCCACTCCGGCAAATTCCACCGGTGACGACTGCGTAAGGTGCCATACCACAACCGGATACATCAACTTCATGACCTCCGGCTACACCGACATCAAGCCGTGGGGAACCTCCGGCCTCGCCCCCGGCGGCGACCGCACCAGGGAGATGATTGCCTGCAACGCCTGTCACAATACCCCTTTCGATGCGGATTACAGCACGCGAGGCTTTGTAAGGGATCAGTTTGGCGACGTTGCAACCTGGGGACCACTGCCTCCGCCATCCGGATACTACAACTATTCCTCGCCGGCCACCGGAAAGATCCTGATCAAGAGGGATCTCCCCCAATCGCTCGGCAAGTCCAATATCTGCGTGGCGTGTCACACGGGCAGGGCAGCCGGTGTCACCATCAAGGCTGCGGCTCTGGCAACTCCCGGCGGTCAGGGAACGGGAGCCTTCTGGCAGAACGTCACCTTCATCAACCCGCATTACATGGGTGCAGCGGGTGTTATGTATCGCCTCACGGGATACACCTACCGCACCGGTGCAAGCGACTACAGCAATCCGGGTGCATACAACCATAACGGCATCGGGGACGGCGAAACCGGCAACTGCATCATCTGCCACATGAGCTCACCCGAGAAGCACTCCTACTCACCGGTCACCAAGGATGCAAACGGCGTCATCAACGCCATTACCTCTGCACGGTGCAACGACTGCCATGCCGGCGGTCTGCACCCGATACCGGACGGTGCGGCGCTGGAAGCATTCCGCCAGGGCTACGAGGCTTCCCTGCAGGCAGTAGCCGAACTCCTGGCAGCCAAAGGCATTTACTTCAACCGGGATGCCTACCCTTACTTCTTCACGGCTCCGAACCCGTCCCAGCAATCGTTTGCCACCCGCACCGTGAACTGGGATGCCGGTGCCCCGACCTTCAAGGGGGCCGACATGATGGGCGCGGCCTTCAACCTCAAACTGCTGCAGGCCGATGCGGGATCGTGGGCCCACAACAGCTTCTACACCAAGCGATTGCTGTACGACACCGTCGATTTTCTTGATGACGGCAACCCGAACAACAGCAGCGTGCAGACCACGATTCAGAACATGCCGCTTACCGCCACATTTACACAGGATTTAAAAGACAAGGCACTGCAATACATTGGGGTACGTCCATAA